A single window of Lacerta agilis isolate rLacAgi1 chromosome 12, rLacAgi1.pri, whole genome shotgun sequence DNA harbors:
- the C8G gene encoding complement component C8 gamma chain, which yields MGLTSFPFVLLLPLLLAAPGAAQRPQKRPAPENPIDKIDVQANFDLGQFAGKWFLVGVASQCSYLSENSHRLEATNLVVSVGGASSQGSLLVSTFHPLDGVCWNIQQTYFPTKVPGRFLLKGRGSPVDVVVAETDYSSYAIVYYQKDRKISAKLYGRAVRVNDAVTAKFEQRVAGIGLNEDTTYYFPVYGFCDSADQFHILKDIKVVA from the exons ATGGGTCTCACCTCGTTCCCTTTCGTCCTCTTGCTCCCCCTGCTCCTTGCTGCACCCGGCGCTGCCCAGCGTCCCCAAAAACGGCCAGCCCCAGAGAATCCCATCGACAAGATTGACGTCCAGGCCAACTTCGATCTTGGCCAG tTTGCCGGGAAATGGTTCCTGGTCGGGGTAGCCTCGCAATGCAGCTACTTGAGTGAGAACAGCCACCGGCTTGAAGCAACCAACCTGGTGGTCTCTGTGGGTGGCGCAAGCTCTCAGGGATCCTTGTTGGTGAGCACCTTCCACCCGCT GGACGGCGTCTGTTGGAACATCCAGCAAACCTACTTCCCTACCAAGGTTCCTGGCAGGTTCCTCTTGAAAG gccGTGGCAGCCCCGTGGACGTGGTGGTGGCGGAAACGGATTATAGCAGCTACGCCATTGTGTATTACCAGAAAGACCGGAAGATCTCAGCGAAGCTTTATG GACGAGCCGTCCGGGTGAACGACGCTGTCACGGCTAAATTTGAGCAGCGTGTGGCTGGCATAGGCCTGAATGAAGACACGACCTACTACTTCCCTGTCTATG GGTTTTGCGACTCGGCCGACCAGTTCCACATCCTCAAGG ATATCAAGGTGGTGGCGTAG
- the LOC117056194 gene encoding succinate--CoA ligase [ADP-forming] subunit beta, mitochondrial-like encodes MICRQAVSMVKLMGRTTMARVLGGNPGFNSHGLPTQQQRSLSLHEYLCMKLLKDAGVSVPYGLLARTPDEAYQVARDIGTTDLVVKAQVLTGGREKGTFEGGLKGGVRIVYSPEEAREIASLMIGKRLFTKQTGEEGRICNQVLICERRYLRREYYFAIMMERSFQGPVIIASSQGGVNIEDTVEGKPEAILKEPVDIVEGLQDEQALKIAEKMGFPSNLAYDAADNMMKLYGFFIKHDALMVEINPMVEDSTGKVMCMDAKIIFDSNSAFRQKKIFDLQDWTQVTEGDRDAAHAELNYIGLDGNIGCLVNGAGLAMATMDIIKLYGGTPANYLNVGGGATVEQVTEAFKLITSNENVQAILVNIFGGLMRCDVIAHGIIMSVKDLDLKVPIVVRLQGTRVEDAKVLIAESGLRILPCDDLDKAAKMAVKLSAIMNLAREAEVDVMFQLPH; translated from the coding sequence ATGATCTGCAGGCAGGCGGTGAGCATGGTGAAGCTGATGGGGAGGACCACCATGGCCAGGGTGCTGGGTGGGAACCCAGGGTTTAATAGCCACGGGCTGCCCACGCAGCAACAAAGGAGCTTGTCTCTGCACGAGTACCTGTGCATGAAGCTCTTGAAAGACGCCGGCGTTTCCGTTCCCTACGGTCTGCTTGCGAGGACACCGGACGAAGCCTACCAGGTGGCGAGAGACATTGGCACCACGGACCTGGTGGTTAAGGCGCAGGTTTTGACGGGGGGGCGGGAGAAGGGGACCTTTGAGGGCGGCCTGAAAGGAGGAGTGAGGATCGTATATTCTCCAGAAGAAGCCCGGGAGATCGCCTCCCTGATGATTGGCAAGAGGCTGTTCACCAAGCAGACGGGAGAAGAAGGCCGGATCTGCAACCAAGTCCTCATCTGCGAGCGCAGGTACCTCCGGAGGGAGTACTACTTTGCCATCATGATGGAGAGGTCCTTCCAGGGCCCCGTGATCATCGCCAGCTCCCAGGGGGGCGTCAACATTGAAGACACCGTGGAGGGGAAACCTGAGGCCATCCTCAAGGAGCCCGTCGACATTGTGGAAGGCCTTCAGGACGAACAGGCCCTGAAGATCGCCGAGAAGATGGGCTTCCCATCTAACCTGGCATACGACGCCGCGGACAATATGATGAAGCTCTACGGCTTCTTCATTAAGCACGACGCCCTCATGGTGGAGATCAACCCCATGGTGGAGGACTCGACGGGGAAAGTGATGTGCATGGATGCCAAGATCATTTTCGACAGCAACTCGGCGTTCCGCCAGAAGAAGATCTTCGACCTGCAGGACTGGACCCAGGTGACGGAGGGAGACAGAGATGCAGCCCACGCAGAGCTCAACTACATCGGCTTAGACGGGAACATCGGGTGCCTTGTGAACGGCGCCGGCTTGGCGATGGCGACCATGGACATCATCAAGCTCTACGGAGGAACCCCGGCCAACTACCTCAACGTCGGAGGGGGGGCCACCGTGGAGCAGGTGACGGAGGCCTTCAAGCTCATCACGTCCAACGAAAACGTTCAGGCCATCCTGGTCAATATTTTCGGGGGGCTCATGAGGTGCGACGTCATCGCCCACGGCATCATCATGTCGGTCAAAGACCTGGATCTCAAAGTACCGATCGTCGTGCGGTTGCAAGGCACGCGGGTCGAAGACGCGAAGGTCTTGATCGCCGAGAGCGGCCTGAGGATCTTGCCCTGCGACGATCTGGATAAGGCCGCCAAAATGGCCGTGAAGCTCTCGGCAATAATGAACCTGGCAAGGGAAGCGGAAGTGGATGTTATGTTCCAGTTGCCACACTGA
- the LOC117056193 gene encoding succinate--CoA ligase [ADP-forming] subunit beta, mitochondrial-like, translating to MICRWTLRVAGLMAREGCLLFGGSPGWFKGLGLQTQQRRSLSLHEYLSMGLLKEAGVSVPNGLVAKTPEEAYKAAKEIGTEDIVVKAQVLAGGRGKGTFEGGLKGGVKIVSSPEEAREVASKMIGKKLYTKQTGKQGRICNQVLVCERRYPRKEYYFAITMERSFQGPVLIGSSQGGVSIEDVAAEDPEAIVKEPVDIVEGIRKDQALKLAQKMGFPAKVADEAADNMMKLYNIFIKYDALMVEINPMVEDSTGKVMCMDAKINFDSNSAFRQKKIFDLQDWSQEDMRDREAASVDLNYVGLDGNIGCLVNGAGLAMATMDIIKLHGGTPANFLDVGGGATAVQVKEAFKLITSDDRVQSILVNIFGGIMRCDIIAEGIIMAATELELAIPIVVRLQGTQVEAAKALIAESDLKILACDDLDKAAEMAVKLSEIMTLARQAHLDVKFELRT from the coding sequence ATGATCTGCCGGTGGACCTTGAGAGTGGCTGGCCTGATGGCGAGAGAAGGTTGCCTGTTGTTTGGTGGGAGCCCAGGATGGTTTAAAGGCCTTGGGCTGCAAACACAGCAGCGAAGGAGCTTGTCTCTGCATGAGTACCTGAGCATGGGGCTGCTGAAAGAAGCCGGCGTTTCCGTCCCTAACGGCCTGGTGGCCAAGACGCCGGAAGAAGCCTATAAGGCAGCGAAAGAGATTGGAACGGAAGACATAGTGGTGAAGGCGCAGGTTTTGGCTGGCGGCCGGGGCAAAGGGACATTCGAAGGGGGCCTGAAAGGAGGGGTGAAGATCGTCTCCTCTCCGGAAGAAGCCCGGGAGGTGGCCTCCAAGATGATCGGCAAGAAGCTCTACACCAAGCAGACGGGAAAGCAGGGCCGAATCTGCAACCAGGTCCTCGTCTGTGAACGCCGCTACCCAAGGAAGGAGTACTACTTTGCCATCACGATGGAGAGGTCCTTCCAGGGCCCCGTGCTCATCGGCAGCTCCCAGGGGGGCGTCAGCATTGAAGACGTGGCCGCCGAGGACCCCGAAGCCATCGTCAAGGAGCCCGTCGACATTGTGGAAGGCATCCGGAAGGACCAGGCCCTGAAGCTTGCCCAGAAGATGGGCTTCCCCGCCAAGGTGGCGGATGAGGCCGCGGACAATATGATGAAGCTGTACAACATCTTCATTAAGTACGACGCCCTCATGGTGGAGATCAACCCCATGGTGGAGGACTCGACGGGGAAAGTGATGTGCATGGATGCCAAGATCAATTTCGACAGCAACTCGGCGTTCCGCCAGAAGAAGATCTTCGACCTGCAGGACTGGAGCCAGGAAGACATGAGGGACCGAGAGGCGGCCAGCGTGGATCTGAACTACGTGGGGTTAGATGGGAACATTGGGTGCCTGGTGAACGGCGCCGGTTTGGCGATGGCGACCATGGACATCATCAAGCTCCACGGAGGGACACCGGCCAACTTCCTGGACGTCGGAGGGGGCGCCACAGCCGTGCAGGTCAAAGAGGCCTTCAAGCTCATCACTTCGGACGACAGGGTCCAGTCCATCCTGGTGAACATTTTCGGCGGCATCATGCGGTGTGATATCATCGCGGAAGGGATCATCATGGCGGCCACCGAGCTGGAGCTGGCCATCCCGATCGTCGTGAGGCtgcaagggacgcaggtggagGCAGCCAAGGCCTTGATAGCAGAGAGTGACTTGAAGATCTTGGCCTGCGACGACTTGGACAAAGCTGCTGAGATGGCCGTGAAGCTGTCGGAAATCATGACCTTGGCGAGGCAAGCTCACCTGGACGTGAAGTTTGAGCTGCGAACCTGA